A genomic region of Magnolia sinica isolate HGM2019 chromosome 6, MsV1, whole genome shotgun sequence contains the following coding sequences:
- the LOC131248448 gene encoding 3-ketoacyl-CoA synthase 6-like gives MRYRAPSSGFLENATVLKIFDEASISFMAKVMAVGGYGEETYLPPLLHYIPPRTRNQDSIQEAHMLYFPVMDDLLNKTNISPLEIDILIVNCSGFCPAPSLSSIIVNRYTMRSDVKTFNLSGMGCSAGSIGINVARNLLQVHKNSYAVIVSGEIISTGWYSGKDRSKLLLNCSFRMGSSAVLLTNRKAAKETSKYKIMHVVRTQTASDDKAYNAAIRKEDSEGITGFSLDRQLFQSVAESLHANITALGAVVLPLHEKICYVVVSLLKKDVYIPNFGSVVQHYCLPSSGLGLIREIGKGLKLKGKETEGAAVTLHRFGNLSAASWWYQMAYIEAKERVKKGDRVWQLWMGSGIKCASVVLECLRSLDGDDEKKKGPWFDCVDPLPDC, from the coding sequence ATGCGGTACCGAGCCCCTTCATCTGGTTTCCTTGAGAATGCCACTGTACTAAAAATATTCGACGAGGCAAGTATTTCTTTCATGGCCAAAGTCATGGCTGTGGGCGGATACGGGGAAGAGACCTACCTCCCACCTCTATTACACTACATCCCACCGAGAACCCGAAACCAGGACTCTATACAAGAAGCCCACATGCTCTACTTCCCCGTCATGGACGACCTCCTTAATAAAACCAACATCTCCCCTCTTGAGATCGACATCCTCATCGTGAACTGCAGCGGCTTCTGCCCTGCCCCTTCTCTATCCTCCATCATTGTCAATCGATACACCATGCGGTCTGATGTGAAGACCTTCAACCTCTCCGGTATGGGGTGCAGCGCAGGCTCCATAGGCATTAATGTGGCACGTAACCTCTTGCAAGTCCATAAGAACTCTTACGCTGTGATTGTAAGCGGTGAGATCATCTCGACGGGTTGGTATTCGGGTAAAGATCGGAGTAAACTTCTCCTCAACTGCTCCTTCCGCATGGGAAGCTCGGCCGTCTTGCTTACTAATCGAAAGGCAGCAAAGGAGACATCGAAATACAAGATTATGCATGTGGTAAGAACGCAAACAGCTTCTGACGACAAGGCCTACAATGCTGCAATCCGCAAAGAGGATTCCGAAGGTATAACTGGCTTCTCCCTTGACCGGCAATTGTTTCAGTCAGTCGCCGAGTCACTCCACGCGAATATCACTGCTCTCGGTGCAGTAGTTCTGCCGCTTCATGAGAAGATCTGTTATGTTGTGGTGTCTTTGCTGAAGAAAGACGTCTACATACCTAATTTCGGGTCCGTGGTACAGCATTACTGTTTACCGTCGTCTGGGTTGGGGTTGATAAGAGAGATAGGGAAGGGATTGAAGCTGAAAGGGAAGGAGACAGAGGGGGCGGCGGTGACATTGCACCGGTTCGGGAACCTGTCAGCGGCTTCTTGGTGGTATCAGATGGCTTACATTGAAGCTAAGGAAAGGGTAAAGAAGGGAGACAGAGTCTGGCAGTTGTGGATGGGCAGTGGGATCAAATGTGCTAGTGTTGTGCTTGAATGCCTGAGGAGTTTGGACGGTGATGATGAGAAGAAGAAGGGGCCTTGGTTTGACTGTGTTGACCCGCTACCCGATTGCTGA